The following DNA comes from Bradyrhizobium sp. SK17.
GCATTTTCGCGGCGCTCAATCTTTTCTACCAGCCCGAGGCGCTCCGCTCGCGCCTGACGGGCCTTTGGGAGCAGCAATCTCAACTTGGAACATCCGCGGCGATGGCGGTGCAAGTTTATCCGGGCGTTCTGATCGGTGCAGAAGCGCGCTACATGCGGAGTTATGCGAGCCTCAGTGTTGACGCCTTCGTGGGAACTGCGCTCTTCGTCGGTCCTACATTTTATGCACGGCTTTCTGAACGCGCATGGCTTTCAGCGGCGTGGAACGCTCAAGTTGCTGGCCGAGCCGTCAACGCTCCGGGCTTGTTGGACCTTACCAACTACGAGCGCTATCAGGCTAAGCTCCGGTTTGGGTATAATTTTTGATCACCACGAGTGGTTGCTGCAATTCATCCTTTACTGCAAAACCATCGCCTCTCAGATCGGCGAGCTAACGCCCAACATCGTCCTCTGCCAAGATATCGGCACTACGCGACGATCTTCATTCGGATTGTTTACTCGCGCGAACAAGGCGGAGCGAGTGTTTCAGTCTGGGCGCGTGCATCAAGTTGCGAAATAGAGGGAAATTGGCGCCCCACCGTAGATGAAACTGATAACTATGTCTCCGCTGGTGCACTCTGATAACGCCGCCTTGGGCTTGCGTGAACCGCCGAGCGTATCCGGCATTGGCCAGATGCACTGCGATCATTCATTCAGCGCCCACCCCGTACAGCCGATCTTGGCGGCGATCGACAGGATGATTGCCTAGCGAGACGGGGGCTACGGCTCATGATCCAGCACCATCCGCACTGCACGATCCCGCACCTCAGGCGAAAATTTGTTCGTCGTCTTGCTCGTCATCGCTCCACCTTCTCAAGAGTTGGAGCCTCCGACAAACCGGGGCGGTTCAAGCTAAAGCTTCCAACTCTTGAAATTGTGCCGCCGCGCGGGTTACGGCTTCTCAACGTCGCCAAGGGCCATTGTGGATACCTTGCTCTGCGTCGGGCTTGGCCAAGTTGGCGAGACGCGGTGCACCCATCGCAAATGGGCCGCTGACAACCTTTCTGGTGCAGCCGGCTCTCAGATGTCGGCATAGGTATGCGTCTCGGCGGTGGCGCCGGGATGAGTGACTGCGCCCTTTGCCGCCGGCCCCACGGTTTGCGCAAATTTCCATAGCGCACCCGACTGGAAATCGTGACGGCGCGGGCGCCACTCCTTGCGGCGAGCCTCCAATTCCTCGGCCGAGAACTCGACATCGAGCGTGCCCAATTCGGCATCGATGGTGATGATGTCTCCGTCCTTCAGCAGAGCGATCGGGCCGCCAACTGCTGCTTCGGGGCCGACATGGCCAACGCAGAAGCCGCGCGTGGCGCCGGAGAAGCGTCCGTCCGTGATCAGCGCCACCTTGTCGCCCATGCCCTGGCCGTAAATCGCCGCCGTGGTCGCCAGCATCTCGCGCATGCCGGGACCGCCTTTCGGCCCTTCGTAGCGAATGACAATGACCTCGCCCGGCTTGTACTCACGCTTCTGCACGGCGTCGAAAGCCGCCTCCTCGGAGGCGAAGCACCGGGCCGGCCCGCGGAACTTGAGGTCCGTCATGCCGGCCACCTTGACGATCGCGCCCTCCGGGGCGAGCGTGCCGCGCAGACCGACTACGCCGCCGGTGGTGGTGATCGGGTCGGAGATCGGGCGAACAATGTCCTGGTTGGTCGGGAAGACCACGTCGGCCAGGTTTTCGGCGATCATCTTGCCTGTCACCGTGATGCAGTCGCCGTGCAAGTAGCCGCCGTCGAGCAGCGCCTTCAGGATCACCGACACGCCGCCGATCTCGAACAGATCCTTGGCGAGGTAGCGCCCTCCAGGCTTGAGGTCGGCGATATAGGGTGTGCGCTTGAAAATCTCGGCAACCGCATTCAGGTCGAAGTCGATGCCCGCCTCGTGTGCGATTGCCGGCAGATGCAGCGCCACATTGGTCGACCCGCCGGAGGCCGCCACCACGGCGGCGGCGTTCTCCAGCGCCTTGCGGGTGACGATGTCGCGCGGCCTGAGGTCGCGAGCCAACAGGTTCATCACGGCCTTGCCAGACGCTTCCGCGAAGGCGTCACGGCTCTCGTAGGGTGCCGGCGCACCGGTCGAACCGGGCAGTGCGAGGCCGAGCGCCTCGGAGACGCAAGCCATGGTGTTGGCGGTAAACTGGCCGCCGCACGAACCAGCGGAAGGGCAAGCGACACATTCGAGAGCGTGTAGCTCGTCCTCGGAGATTTGGCCGGCCTGGTAGCTGCCCACCGCTTCATAGACGTCCTGCACGGTGACGTCCTTGCCGCGGAAGCGCCCCGGCAGGATCGTACCGCCGTATATGAACACGCTCGGCACGTTGAGGCGGACCATGGCCATCATCATGCCGGGCAGTGACTTGTCGCACCCGGCAAGGCCTACCAGCGCGTCGTAGCAATGGCCGCGCATGGTGAGTTCGACCGAATCTGCGATCACCTCGCGGCTCACCAGCGACGACTTCATGCCCTGGTGGCCCATGGCGATGCCGTCGGTCACGGTGATGGTGGTGAACTCGCGCGGCGTGCCGCCACCCGCCTTGACGCCCAGTTTGACAGCCTGCGCTTGACGGCTGAGGGTGATGTTGCACGGGGCCGCCTCGTTCCAGCACGTGGCGACACCGACGAAGGGCTGTGCGATCTCGGCATCGGTCAATCCCATGGCGTAGAGGAACGACCGATGCGGCGCCCGCTCGGGGCCGACTGTCGTGTGGCGGCTTGGCAGTCTGGATTTGTCGAAATGATGTGCCATGGGTCGGGTTCCCTCATTGAACTGGGATCAAGCTCTTTCAGTCCGCCGGTTCGAGCAGGCGCCAACGAGCTTTGCCCTCCGGGCAGAATACACGCACGTGATCAGCCTCGCCGACCGGCAGCAATTCTGGCGGTTGCCACGGCGATTGCACGAGCGTGACTGTCTCGGTGTTCGGCGGCAGGCCGTAAAACCGTGCGCCGTTGAGCGAAGCGAAGGCTTCGAGCCGATCGAGCGCCCCTTCTTCTTCGAAGACCTGGGCGTACAATTCGAGCGCAACCGGCGCGCTGAAGATGCCGGCGCAGCCGCATGCCGATTCCTTGTCCTGGATCAGGTGCGGCGCCGAATCCGTGCCGAGGAAGAACCGGGGATCGCCCGAGGTCGCGGCGTCCCTCAATGCGAGGCGATGGCCCTCCCGCTTGGCCACGGGCAAACAGTACATATGCGGCCGGATGCCGCCTGCGAACATCGCATTGCGGTTGATCATGAGGTGGTGCGCCGTGATGGTGGCGCCGATGGGACCCTCGGCGTGCTGCACGTAGTCCACGGCTTCGGCGGTCGTAATGTGCTCCAAGACGATCCGCAGCGCGGGGAAATCGGCTCGCAGCCGGACAAGCACCCGGTCTATGAACGCCTTCTCCCTGTCGAAAACGTCCGTTTCCTGATCGGCCACCTCACCATGGAGCAAAAGTGGCATGCCGACGCCCTGCATCCGCTCCAACACCCGGTAGACCCGGCGAATGTCGGTCACGCCGGCGGCGGAGTTCGTGGTGCTGCGCGCCGGATACATCTTGACCGCCGTTAGCACCCCTTCGGCGAAGCCTCTTGCGACGTCTTCGGGACCGGTCTCATCGGTCAGGAAACACGTCATCAGCGGCTCGAACCTCGAGCCGTCGGGCAACACGCGCCGGATCCGATCGCGATAGGCGGCCGCCTGGGCGGCCGTCGTCACCGGCGGATCGAGGTTCGGCATGACGATGGCGCGTCCGAACGTGCGTGCCGTCCAGGGCAGCGCCATGCGCAGCATATCGCCATCGCGAAGGTGCACGTGCCAGTCGTCGGGTTTAGGAAGCATTATCTCATTCACTCGGGTCACCTTCGCCCCGCTTCCCGCGTCTGACGCGCGCCTTGCGGTCTCATCCGGACGCCCATCGGCTCGAGTCTCACCGTCTTCTTCGACTGGTGGCGATCTATGCGGCGCAGCACATCGCCGAGGAAACGCCCTGCTTCGACGATGAATGGTCCTTGTTGAGCATCACCCATTCGGCGCGCTGCCCCCTGGCCGCGTCGGTTGCTTCCGTCCGCCTGGGCGCTCCTTGTTCGACCATCCCAGCCAAGACCTGGGTCGCCCAGATGACAGGCACGTGGGCCGCCTCGCAACGCCAGGGAATGTTCTTTTGGACTTTGCGGATGCGTCCGAAGCCAAGTTCGACAGCCAGATCGAGGGCGCGAGCTATTGCTTGATTTGAGACAGCACGCCGATCTGGTGTCTGAGCGCGTTCGCTCGAAGTTGGTCATCGCTCGCTGGACTTGCTGCCAAGCTCAGCAATCTGGAGCCGAAGCGATCGAAGTGCTGCAAGGATTTCTGCCCGTTCGCTCTGATTTTTCTCAGCCAGGGTTTTCTGTGCATCCGCTTCTCCTGCTTCGTGCTGGCGCTGCATGGCGTCAACCACGATGCCGATAAACAGGTTCAGCACAGTGAAAGACGTCACCAGAATGAACGGCACGAAAAAGATCCATGCCAGTGGGTAGACCTCCATCACCGGGCGGACGATGCCCATCGACCAGCTTTCCAGGGTCATGATCTGAAACAGTGAGTAGGCCGATGCGCCGATCGAGCCGAACCATTCGGGATAGTCGGCCCCGAACAGTTTGGTCGCCATCACCGAGAAAACGTAGAACAATAGCGACAGAAGCCCGAGGATAGAAGCGATTCCAGGCACGGCGGCCAGCAAAGCACCTACCACCCGCCGCATCGACGGCACCGCCGACACCAGTCGTAGCACACGCAGGATTCTGAGCGCCCGCAGGACCGAGAGACTGCCGGTCGCAGGCAGTAGCGCAATCGTCACGATTGCCAGATCAAACAGGTTCCATGGGTCCATGTGAAAACGCGTTCGGTAGACAAGCAGCTTGGCCACCAGTTCAACGACGAACACGCCCAGGATGATCTGGTCCAACAACATCAACTCGGCGCCGATCGACCCCATGATCGTTGGGCTTGTTTCAAGGCCCAGCGTGATTGCGTTGATCACAATCAGCACAATGATCGCGCTCTGAAGTCGAGCCGATTCCAGCACTTCCTGCAGCTTGCCGATAGGGCCCGCCTGACGCGGCGCAATACGGCGCAGATTGTCTTCGGGTCTGCGCGTTTTCTCGGTGCGCGCCGTCATTGGTCTCGATCCTTTGGTTTCATGTCTGCAAGCCCTCCACGCGACCGCAGACCGCACGAGTGAGGCCGAGCCGAGCCTAGATATCAGTCAGTCGTGTGCGTCTGAAGGAGTGCTTCGCGATGGAAGGAGCACAGCTTCTCGTGCACCACTTCAGCTGGGATCGGCAACCCGGATCATTCAGGTCGCGCGTGAGCTTTTCGACTACGACCATGTCGCCGCGCACCTCGCAGTCGGCAAGATGCACCTCGACCGCATAGGTCGTTATCGTGACGTCAGACAAGCCCATGAGGCGCCCGGCCCATAGCGCGGCAAGTATGTTTCGACGGGCGATAACGTTGTCGCGAGTATCGACATCAATGCACCAGGCGGGGGCGCCGGAGGATGCAGAGGTGTCCTTGATGGCGGCAGATAGGACATCAATAGTCATCAATCGTCTCCGGCAGGGCGAGCGGAGGGACGTTTCCCGATGGGATCCGGGAGCGAAGCTGTCAGGCGGTGGCGAGCGGCTTCGTCTGTCGTGGCCGCACGGGTTTTCCAGAGCGAGAACAGGACGCCGGCTGCGATGATGGACAAGGTCACTCCGAGCGAGATCGCGGGATCGACCTTGCCGACGATCTGATTCCAGAAGATCTTGGCCCCGATGAAAACGAGCACGATGGCGAGCGCGTATTTCAGATACTCGAAGCGGTGCACCATCGCAGCGAGGGCAAAATAGAGGGCGCGGAGACCGAGGATCGCCATGATATTGGCCGTAAACACGATGTAGGTGTCGGTCGTGATGGCGAAGATTGCTGGCACCGAGTCGACCGCGAACACGAGATCCGCGATGTTGATCACGACGAGCGCCAGGAACAGAGGCGTCGCGAAGCGCGCGAGCTTCCCCGTCTCCGGATCGGGTTTGCGGACGAAGAAGTGCGAACCGTGCAACTCGGCCGAGACCCGCATGCGCCTGGACAGGAAGCGCACGATCGGATTCTTCGACACGTCCTGCTCGCTCTCTCCCATGACGAGCATCTTGATCCCCGTGGCGATCAGGAAGGCGCCGAAGATATAGAGCACCCATTCATACTGTTGTACGAGCGCTGCGCCGAGCCCGATCATAATGCCGCGCAAGACCAGCACCGCGAGGATGCCCCAGAGGAGCGCTCGGTACTGGTATTTGGCGGGAATGGCGAAGTAGCCGAAGATGAGCGAGATTACGAAGACATTGTCGATCGAAAGCGCCTTCTCGAGGGCATAACCCGTGAAATACTCCATGCCAGAGGTCGGGCCCATGGACCACCACACCCAGGCGCCGAACACCAGCGCGATCGCGATGTAGAACGCGGACAAGAACAAGCTTTCGCCGACACCGAGCTCTTTGTCCTGCTTGTGGAGTATTCCGAGGTCGAAGGCGAGCAGCGCGCCGACCACGCCGAGAAAGGCGAACCAAAGCCAAGCAGACTTTCCAAGGAAATCGCTGGTCAGGATATCGGTGAGCAGTTCCATGGGTAATCCTTACTTTTCGGGTGTTTGGGAGCACCCGTTGAATGGGTTACAGGCTCCTCATTGCGTCCATGTTCGACCGCTAGCGGGGCCCGGACCTTTCGGGAGTGCCTGAGACGGTGGCGAGCGGCCCCAATTGCGATTGCGCCAATGGGCTCGTGGTGGTGTCGTCCTGGTTCTCGCGTTGCGCAGCCGCGGACGCAGCATCAATGTGAGAGGAGCACTGGCAGCGGCGGGTTGGCGACGATGGTCTTTGTCGCGCCGCCCAGGATGAAGTTGTGCATCCGTGAGTGCCCGTAGGCTCCCATTACGAGCAGGTCGAGGTCGTGTGCGGTTGCATATTCCTCTAGAGCCTGTCCGATCGTGCGGCCGGCGGCGCCTTCTTCCTCCAGGACAACCTCGATGCCATGCCAGGCGAGATACTTCGCCAAATCCTCGCCCGAGTGCCTAGTGTCGATCGTCTTCTCCTGTGTGATCGTGACCACCCGTATGGTCTTGGCGCGCTGCAGGACCGGGAGGGCATCGGCCACCGCCCGCGCCGCGGCCCGGCTGAAATCCCAAGCCACACCGACCACGTCGAGGGGAAAGGAATTGCTGCTTTTCGGCACTTCCGGGAAGACGATCGTCGGTCGCCCGGAGCCGAATATCACAGACTCGGCGACGTATTGCTGAAGAGCCTGCTCGCCGATCGGGATCATCGTGACATCGTGCATCCTGGCGTGTTCAGTCACGATGGCCGCGAGCTGCGAGCTCGGGCACGACCCGACGATCTGGTCGTGTGCAACGCCACGCTGCGTCGCCATGCCTTCGAACACACTGACCAGATTTTGGGCATTCGCCACACTCTTCTGCCGCTCGGCCGCAATCATGCCCGGGATGTTCAGCAGTGCGTTCGCCAGTGCGTTGCCGGCGTTCGGAATCTCTATTTTGAAAGTCAGCGCCGAGATGTGCGCGCCCAGCGCCTCAGCGAAGCCGACCGCTTGGTCGATCGCCGCAGCCGGGGTCGGTTCGGGATAGCTGCTCAACTGGAGCAGGACATCCTTGAAAGCCATTCTCTTATCTCCTCAATTGATCGGCTGCTTCACATTGACCGCGTCACGCGGCTCTGAGTTAGGAACAAGCTCGGCGGTGGTTGTGCATGAGCTGCGGAGACCGACCATGATGAGGGATGCAATATCGAGGTCGCCGGTTTAGATACTGCGGCGTCGATAGGGTCGCGGAAGGAGAGACGCCGCCTGCTCGACGCAAGCGGCTGCTCCCTTCAGTCGAACAGCTCCGACAGAAACGACTTCTTCCGCTTGCCATGGCGATAGCGGCCGTCGTCGTCGTCATATCCACTCGGCCTGTAGCCTCGGCCCGGGGGGCCGGTTCACGGCGGGCCGGCGCCGCATCTTCGATGCTGCGTTCGATGACCTTGTCCAGCTCTCCACGGTCCAGCCACACGCCGCGGCAAGTGGGGCAAAAGTCGATCTCGACGCCTTGGCGATCGGATAAAGTCAGCCCGGTCTTGCAGATCGGACAGGGCATCGCGGCGACTGTTTCTGCGGTTCGCATGGCTCATGCCGCCCCAGTTTGGTGGACGAACGCGAGCCGGTACATGCGATCCTTGATTGCGAGCCTGAGCTTCTTCAGCCGCAACAGCCGCAACGCGTTCGGGAAGCGCCGCTTGTGCTCCCGACGCACCTCGGCGTCCAGCTTGCTGTGGACAAGGAGCAGTCGGTAATTGAGTGCGTTCATGGCTTTTTCTCCTAATCGATGGTTCGATCGATCGGGCCAGCCACGATGCAGCAACGGGGGCGTGAACTGCATCGAGCTGGCTCGATGCGGTCCGACATCGCAGCTGTCAGGGGGAACAGCCACCAGAGGGGCCCGGTCCGCGACAACCAATCTAGTCTTAGCCGCGATTGGCGGCCAATCCGATTTCTCGCGCGGAGCAATAGCCCCAGGCTATCGTTACCTCCGCAGCGGCAAGCAGTCACCCGATCAGAGGGCGAGCCTCTGTCTGAATCCGGTCGGCAATCGTCCGATAGACATCCCCGTAAGCAGCCCCGGATCGGGGTCAACTCCGCCCCCGAGGTTCTTCGTTCGATCAGCGCGACTCCGAGCCGATCCTCCAGCGCACGCAGCTGCTGGCTGAGCGTCGATTGCGAGACGTGGCAGGCATAGGCTGCGCGCCCGAAGTGCCTGAGGTTGGCAAGCGCGACGAGATACTCAAGTTGACGAAGCATCGGCACAGGTCATCCAGAGTCGCTGCTTCACCCTTGTAGGAGCGCGCAGTGAAACCCAGGCGGGCGGCCGCCAGCACCGCCGGGCACGCCGTCGTGAGTGCTTGCGGTTCAGCGGTCATGAGCGGGTTGATGTCGGCCGCATCCAGCACTTCGTGCCGGCTGACCCGCCGCACCCGGTGCCGGCTCGCCAGGCACCACAGCCAAGCCGGGGCCCACGCGAAACCGACGATTAACAGATCGAAAACGAGGAAGCCGGCCATGGACACAAGCCTGTATCGTCAAGGTCGTGATGTGAGACCCCGCTTCTGCGGCCGTCACGACGACGGCTCGGTTAGGAAGGGTCGCGCCGCCTCGACGGCCGCCGCGCAGCCGGGCGCGGCCTCGACGAGCACCTGGTCGGGGCGCACCCAGCCCGCCCAGAGCCGGACGGCGTTCGAAGCCGCCCATGCCGGATCGTTCGTGGCACGCTCCAGGAGCGTGGGCGCGCCGCTCCGAGCGCATGCGGTCAACTCGGCGACCACGGCCTGTGGCGCCTGGGCGGCCGCAAGCCTCTCGGCCATCTCTGCTTGGAGCGGCTCGATCAGGAAGAACGAGACCAGGGCGGCGATGAAGTCCTGCATAGGAACTCTCCTTTGTTCGCAAGGGTCAGGGAACAGTTAGTGCGGTGTCGGCCGGGGCGGCTCCCCGCGTCTTCAGCAGGCTCCAGAACACGCCTAAATCCGGCCGGGGGGCACCTGTCGCTCACGGCTGCCTGGACCCGACCTCCGCGATCGCCCTGCCACGTGTCTTCCAGAGCGAGTAGCCGACGCCGACTGCGAGAATCGCGAAGGTGATCGACAGCGATGCGGCCGGCGGGACCTTGGCGAGGCCAAGCGCATCGGCGACGAAGATCTTCGAGCCGATGAACACCAGCAGCACCGCGAGCGCATATTTGAGATAGTGGAAGCGGTCGACCATCGCCGCGAGCGCGAAGTAGAGCGCGCGCAGGCCGAGGATCGCGAAGATGTTCGAGGTGTAGACGATGAACGGGTCGGTGGTGATGGCGAAGATCGCCGGAACCGAATCAACCGCGAACACGAGGTCGACAACCTCGACCATGATGAGGGCCAGGAACAGCGGCGTCATATACCAGGCGAGTTTGCCGGTCTTAGCATCCGCCTGCTTGACGAAGAAGCGCTCGCCGTGGAGGTCGTCGGTCACCCGGAACCGCCGCTTGACCCAGCGGAGCACCGGCGACGCGCCTACGTCATACGCCTTGTCGGCGAGCGCCCACATCTTCACGCCGGTAAAGATCAGGAAAGCCGCGAAGACGTACAGCACCCAGCTGAACTGCTCGACCAGCGTCGCGCCGAGCCCGATCATGATGGCGCGCAGGATGATGACGCCGAGGATGCCGTAGAACAGGACCCGGTGCTGGTAGAGGCGCGGCACCGCGAAATAGGCGAAGATCATCGCGATGACGAACACATTGTCCATCGCGAGGCTCTTCTCGATGACGAAGCCGGTGACATACTGCATGCCGGCGGTCGCGCCCATGTACCACCAGACCCAGCCGCCGAAGCCGAGCCCGAGCACGATGTAGACGGCCGAGAGCGTCAGGCTTTCGGTGACGCCGATCTCGCGCTGCTTCTTGTGCAGCACGCCGAGGTCGAGCGTGAGCAGCGTCACAACGATCGCGAGAAAAGCAGCCCACATCCACAGCGGCTTGTCGAGCCAGATGTATCCTAGGAATTCCATGTGTCCGATCCGATCTAATCGCTCATCACCGAGCGGTTTGGTCTTGATCCGACATCACGGCCGATCGCTCAGCCATCAAAGGGTTCCGGATCGCTTGGCACGAGAAGGCCACCACCGACCTAGGTCGGTGGTGGTGATCGTTAGTCAAACATCTCCGACAGGAATGACTTCTTCCGCTTGCCGTGACGGTAGCGGTGATCGTCATCGTCGTCGCGATAACCGCCTGGCCGGTAGTCCGACCTTGGCTCGGCTTCGCGCCGGGCCGGCACCGCATCTTCAACGCTGCGTTCAATGATCTTGTCTAGTTCGCCGCGGTCGAGCCAGACGCCCCGACACGTCTGGCAATAGTCGATTTCGACGCCCTGGCGGTTGGACAAGGTCAGGCCGGTCTTGCAGATCGGACAAGGCATAGCGGCGACGGCTTCTGCGCTTCGCATGGCTCAATCCCTTCCACGCTTGGGGAAGCGGGCCAGCATATGCAGTCGATCTTTGACCGCCAGCCTCAGCTTCTTCAGCCGCAGCAGCCGGATACCATCGGGAAATCGCCGCTTTAGCTCTTGGCGAATTTGGTCGTCCAGTCTGTGATGAACGACGGTCAATTTATACACTAGGGCACTCATAGCCTCTCTCCAGATCGATGGTTTCACCGATCGGGTTAGCCATGACGCAGCGACATATGGGCATACGCACTGCATCGAGCTAGCCCGAAGCGGTCCGACATCGCGACTGTCAGGGGGAACAGCCGCCAGAGGGGCCCGGTCCGCGAGAACCAATCTAGGCTTACCCGCGATTGGCGGCCAATCCGACTTCTCGCATGGAGCAATAGCAGCAGGCTATCGCCACTCAATGCGGTGGGCAGGCATTTCACCCGATCAAAGCGCGGGCTTCAGCCTGAATCCGGTCAGCAATCGTCCGATACGCGTCCCGGTAAGCAGCGCCGGATCGCCACGCCGCGGCGATGCTGCGTGTGAATTTCCATCCCTGAGGCTTAAGCACTTCGATGCCCGTACGGCCTCCGACATCCGAGCCGATGTAAAGCTCTGGGAGGACCGCAAGCCCCACCCCTGAGCTGGCCATCTGATGAACGCTATCGAGGCTTGTGCCCTCATAGTCACGCAGCAGTTCCATGCCGAGTTCCGCGCAGATTTCGGCCACTTGGCGATGCAGATGGTGGGACCTACCGAGGCTGAGAACCTGCGCGCCTTTCAGATCCTCGACGCAAAGTTTGGGGCGCACGGCGAGCGGATGGTCGGGAGGTGCGACGAGAAACAATCGCTCGCGAAACAAGGGCTGGACTTCAAGGTCGCCACCCTCGATCGGCAGCGGTCCGAGCAGCATGTCAAGCGCGCCTCGCGAAAGCGCGAGCGCCTGCTCTTCCGGAATGCCCTCCCTGATATGAAGCCTGAGATCAGGCTGCTCGCGGTGGAGCGCAGCGACGATCGGGGGCATCAAATAGGGCCCCAAGGTGGGCGTCACTCCGAAGCGGAGTGTCCCCACGAGATGCTCGCCGGCCCGCCGCGCTAGGTCGCGAATATCCTGCACCTCGATCACCAAACGTCGGGCCCGTGCAGTTATCTCGCGTCCGATCGGGGTCAACTCCGCCCCCGAGGTTCTTCGTTCGATCAGGGCGACTCCGAGCCGATCCTCCAGCGCGCGCAGCTGCTGGCTGAGCGTCGGTTGCGAGACGTGGCATACATCCGCCGCGCGGCCGAAATTCTGAAGGTCAGCCACGGCAACGAGATATTCCAGCTGGCGCAACGTTGGCATGGGAAGACTCCATAGCGATAGCCAATACCTATCACGTTCAGGGTATCCTTTCGAATGGACTCAATCTCGAGCCTGAGGCAACGTCGCTCAATCAGCATGAGGCCCACCACACTGGTTGCGGGTGAAGGCAGATTGAAAGCAGTCCGAAGCCACCTGATATTCCTCGCTGACGGGCAGGTGACTCTTCGGAAAATGGAGAATGAAAGTGGCAAACGGATTTGATCCACGGATAATAGCAGTGCCGGAATCGACCCGGATCGGCCGTGAAGACACGACGATCGATGTGGGCCTACGGTCCTACATGCTGTCCGTGTACAATTACATGGCCTCCGGGGTGCTGCTGACGGGCATCGTGGCGCTGTTGTTCGCCAACAGCGGCTACGCGGCTGCCGTGCTCGGCGGGCCGGGGATCCTCAAATATGCCATCATGTTTGCGCCACTGGCGTTCGTTCTGGTGCTCAGCTTCGGCATCACTCGTCTTTCGACCGGGACGGCCCAATTGCTGTTCTGGGCGTTCGCGACGGTGATGGGTCTGTCGATGGCGTCGATCTTTCTGGTGTTTACGGGAACCTCGATCGCGACCACCTTCTTCGCGACCGCGGCGGCGTTCGGGGG
Coding sequences within:
- the ilvD gene encoding dihydroxy-acid dehydratase — encoded protein: MAHHFDKSRLPSRHTTVGPERAPHRSFLYAMGLTDAEIAQPFVGVATCWNEAAPCNITLSRQAQAVKLGVKAGGGTPREFTTITVTDGIAMGHQGMKSSLVSREVIADSVELTMRGHCYDALVGLAGCDKSLPGMMMAMVRLNVPSVFIYGGTILPGRFRGKDVTVQDVYEAVGSYQAGQISEDELHALECVACPSAGSCGGQFTANTMACVSEALGLALPGSTGAPAPYESRDAFAEASGKAVMNLLARDLRPRDIVTRKALENAAAVVAASGGSTNVALHLPAIAHEAGIDFDLNAVAEIFKRTPYIADLKPGGRYLAKDLFEIGGVSVILKALLDGGYLHGDCITVTGKMIAENLADVVFPTNQDIVRPISDPITTTGGVVGLRGTLAPEGAIVKVAGMTDLKFRGPARCFASEEAAFDAVQKREYKPGEVIVIRYEGPKGGPGMREMLATTAAIYGQGMGDKVALITDGRFSGATRGFCVGHVGPEAAVGGPIALLKDGDIITIDAELGTLDVEFSAEELEARRKEWRPRRHDFQSGALWKFAQTVGPAAKGAVTHPGATAETHTYADI
- the pyrC gene encoding dihydroorotase; this encodes MNEIMLPKPDDWHVHLRDGDMLRMALPWTARTFGRAIVMPNLDPPVTTAAQAAAYRDRIRRVLPDGSRFEPLMTCFLTDETGPEDVARGFAEGVLTAVKMYPARSTTNSAAGVTDIRRVYRVLERMQGVGMPLLLHGEVADQETDVFDREKAFIDRVLVRLRADFPALRIVLEHITTAEAVDYVQHAEGPIGATITAHHLMINRNAMFAGGIRPHMYCLPVAKREGHRLALRDAATSGDPRFFLGTDSAPHLIQDKESACGCAGIFSAPVALELYAQVFEEEGALDRLEAFASLNGARFYGLPPNTETVTLVQSPWQPPELLPVGEADHVRVFCPEGKARWRLLEPAD
- a CDS encoding pyruvate kinase translates to MARALDLAVELGFGRIRKVQKNIPWRCEAAHVPVIWATQVLAGMVEQGAPRRTEATDAARGQRAEWVMLNKDHSSSKQGVSSAMCCAA
- a CDS encoding ion transporter yields the protein MGKLQEVLESARLQSAIIVLIVINAITLGLETSPTIMGSIGAELMLLDQIILGVFVVELVAKLLVYRTRFHMDPWNLFDLAIVTIALLPATGSLSVLRALRILRVLRLVSAVPSMRRVVGALLAAVPGIASILGLLSLLFYVFSVMATKLFGADYPEWFGSIGASAYSLFQIMTLESWSMGIVRPVMEVYPLAWIFFVPFILVTSFTVLNLFIGIVVDAMQRQHEAGEADAQKTLAEKNQSERAEILAALRSLRLQIAELGSKSSER
- a CDS encoding ATPase inhibitor subunit zeta, whose product is MTIDVLSAAIKDTSASSGAPAWCIDVDTRDNVIARRNILAALWAGRLMGLSDVTITTYAVEVHLADCEVRGDMVVVEKLTRDLNDPGCRSQLKWCTRSCAPSIAKHSFRRTRLTDI
- a CDS encoding TerC family protein, which gives rise to MELLTDILTSDFLGKSAWLWFAFLGVVGALLAFDLGILHKQDKELGVGESLFLSAFYIAIALVFGAWVWWSMGPTSGMEYFTGYALEKALSIDNVFVISLIFGYFAIPAKYQYRALLWGILAVLVLRGIMIGLGAALVQQYEWVLYIFGAFLIATGIKMLVMGESEQDVSKNPIVRFLSRRMRVSAELHGSHFFVRKPDPETGKLARFATPLFLALVVINIADLVFAVDSVPAIFAITTDTYIVFTANIMAILGLRALYFALAAMVHRFEYLKYALAIVLVFIGAKIFWNQIVGKVDPAISLGVTLSIIAAGVLFSLWKTRAATTDEAARHRLTASLPDPIGKRPSARPAGDD
- a CDS encoding universal stress protein, whose protein sequence is MAFKDVLLQLSSYPEPTPAAAIDQAVGFAEALGAHISALTFKIEIPNAGNALANALLNIPGMIAAERQKSVANAQNLVSVFEGMATQRGVAHDQIVGSCPSSQLAAIVTEHARMHDVTMIPIGEQALQQYVAESVIFGSGRPTIVFPEVPKSSNSFPLDVVGVAWDFSRAAARAVADALPVLQRAKTIRVVTITQEKTIDTRHSGEDLAKYLAWHGIEVVLEEEGAAGRTIGQALEEYATAHDLDLLVMGAYGHSRMHNFILGGATKTIVANPPLPVLLSH
- a CDS encoding zf-TFIIB domain-containing protein: MRTAETVAAMPCPICKTGLTLSDRQGVEIDFCPTCRGVWLDRGELDKVIERSIEDAAPARREPAPRAEATGRVDMTTTTAAIAMASGRSRFCRSCSTEGSSRLRRAGGVSPSATLSTPQYLNRRPRYCIPHHGRSPQLMHNHRRACS
- a CDS encoding DUF465 domain-containing protein codes for the protein MNALNYRLLLVHSKLDAEVRREHKRRFPNALRLLRLKKLRLAIKDRMYRLAFVHQTGAA
- a CDS encoding LysR family transcriptional regulator, with amino-acid sequence MLRQLEYLVALANLRHFGRAAYACHVSQSTLSQQLRALEDRLGVALIERRTSGAELTPIRGCLRGCLSDDCRPDSDRGSPSDRVTACRCGGNDSLGLLLRARNRIGRQSRLRLDWLSRTGPLWWLFPLTAAMSDRIEPARCSSRPRCCIVAGPIDRTID